A region of Geothrix edaphica DNA encodes the following proteins:
- the rplD gene encoding 50S ribosomal protein L4, whose translation MAAFQHPVVNLDNKQVGTVDLLPEVFKLEDLNEHLIWEAVRHFLAKRRAGTAKTKDKWEVSGSGKKLWKQKGTGRARVGSIRSPLWKGGGTTHGPHPRSYDYAFPKKARRAALRNALSAKLASGQILVVENWEVESHKTKALVQTLGKLGVTGSALLVGAEASEKLSQAAGNNPKLQTIESLGVNVYELLKYDQVIFSKEAVLALQEVVKP comes from the coding sequence ATGGCAGCGTTCCAGCACCCCGTCGTCAACCTCGACAACAAGCAGGTCGGCACCGTCGACCTCCTGCCCGAGGTGTTCAAGCTCGAGGACCTGAACGAGCACCTGATCTGGGAAGCGGTCCGCCACTTCCTGGCCAAGCGCCGCGCCGGCACTGCCAAGACCAAGGACAAGTGGGAAGTCAGCGGCTCCGGCAAGAAGCTCTGGAAGCAGAAGGGCACCGGCCGCGCCCGCGTGGGCTCCATCCGCAGCCCGCTGTGGAAGGGCGGCGGCACCACCCACGGTCCGCACCCCCGTTCCTATGACTACGCCTTCCCCAAGAAGGCCCGGCGCGCGGCCCTGCGCAACGCGCTGTCCGCCAAGCTGGCCAGCGGCCAGATCCTGGTGGTCGAGAACTGGGAAGTCGAGTCCCACAAGACCAAGGCCCTGGTCCAGACGCTGGGCAAGCTCGGCGTCACCGGCTCCGCCCTTCTGGTGGGTGCCGAGGCCAGCGAGAAGCTCTCCCAGGCCGCGGGCAACAACCCGAAGCTGCAGACGATCGAGAGCCTGGGCGTCAACGTCTATGAGCTCCTCAAGTACGACCAGGTGATCTTCTCCAAGGAAGCCGTCCTGGCCCTCCAGGAGGTGGTGAAGCCATGA
- a CDS encoding 50S ribosomal protein L23 translates to MTKIFDVIRKPLLTEKGQILREKNIQVFEVATWATKHQIKEAVELLLQSKVKGIRTVRIPSRTKRLGRFVGTSSPRKKAYVELAAGAPASE, encoded by the coding sequence ATGACCAAGATCTTCGACGTGATCCGCAAGCCCCTCCTCACCGAGAAGGGTCAGATCCTGCGCGAGAAGAACATCCAGGTGTTCGAGGTGGCCACCTGGGCCACCAAGCACCAGATCAAGGAAGCCGTGGAGCTCCTGCTCCAGTCCAAGGTGAAGGGCATCCGCACCGTGCGGATCCCCAGCCGGACCAAGCGTCTGGGCCGTTTCGTGGGGACGTCCAGCCCCCGCAAGAAGGCCTATGTCGAACTCGCCGCGGGCGCACCCGCGTCCGAGTAA